In the Nicotiana tabacum cultivar K326 chromosome 16, ASM71507v2, whole genome shotgun sequence genome, one interval contains:
- the LOC107814951 gene encoding chromatin-remodeling ATPase INO80 isoform X3: MSGRELKKKRRTSYSSDEDGDGDRGYNTHISEERYRAMLGEHVQKYKRRLGNSSASPAATRNGVPAMRSGGGSRDQKSTNDHRGALRLDSASEFFNNSTQKLGNHIQSDFPGPYGGDRSIYEPAFLDLGEDITYRIPPPYEKLATLLNLPTMSDIQVNEIYLKGTLDLETLAAMMASDKRLGPKRQAGMSDPKPQFESLQARLRAQPANSAGQKFSLQVSEAALEASSIPEGAAGGIRRSILSEGGVLQVYYVKVLEKGDTYEIIERSLPKKPKLKKDPSVIEKEEMDKIGKYWINLVRKEIPKHHKIFINFHRKQLTDAKRFSETCQREVKMKVSRSLKVMRGAAIRTRKLARDMLVFWKRVDKEMAEVRKREEKEAAEALKREQELREAKRQQQRLNFLLSQTELYSHFMQNKSTLSSEAVTLGDEMTNDQEMLLSSSEARPGEEEDPEEAELRKEALKAAQDAVSKQKMMTSAFDSECLKLRQAAEIEPSQQDAAAANIDLLHPSTMPVASTVQTPDIFKGTLKEYQLKGLQWLVNCYEQGLNGILADEMGLGKTIQAMAFLAHLAEDKNIWGPFLVVAPASVLNNWADEIGRFCPDLKTLPYWGGLQERMVLRKNINPKRLYRRDAGFHILITSYQLLVSDEKYFRRVKWQYMVLDEAQAIKSANSIRWKTLLSFNCRNRLLLTGTPVQNNMAELWALLHFIMPTLFDSHEQFNEWFSKGIENHAEHGGTLNEHQLSRLHAILKPFMLRRVKKDVVSELTGKTEITVHCKLSSRQQAFYRAIKDKISLAELFDSSRGHLNEKKILNLMNIVIQLRKVCNHPELFERNEGTSYFYFGEVPNSLLPPPFGELEDVFYSGGRSAVTYQIPKLVYREALGSSMLHSTMAQGVRKELFDKYFNIYSPENVHRSILQEVHKSDVGYIRSGTFGFTRLIDMSPMEVSFSATGSFLEKLLFSIVRSNRQFSDEILDLLMESEDDDLYFSHLGRDKVRAVTRMLLLPSRTGTDLLRTRRATGPGDAPFEALVMEHQDRLLSNVNLLHSIYSFIPRTRAPPINAHCSDRNFAYKMLEELHHPWIKRLLVGFARTSEYNGPRKPGVTHHLIQEIDSELPVSQPALQLTYKIFGSCPPVQPFDPAKMLTDSGKLQTLDILLKRLRAGNHRVLLFAQMTKMLDIIEDYMHYRKYKYLRLDGSSTIMDRRDMVKDFQHRSDIFVFLLSTRAGGLGINLTAADTVIFYESDWNPTLDLQAMDRAHRLGQTKDVTVYRLICKETVEEKILQRASQKNTVQQLVMTGGHVQGDLLAPEDVVSLLIDDKQLEQKLKEIPLQQAKERQKRKGGTKGIRIGADGDASLEDLTNGESVGNGDDTLDPGKAKSSSKKRKGSTDKQTPKSRPQKNPKNLESLSPNSLMEDDIDGSPQNIDMQQRPKRLKRPTKSVNENLEPAFTATPPMNREGNHNYSLSDISTSGGRAGAEEEALRHNNLLAG; encoded by the exons ATGTCTGGTAGGGAGTTGAAGAAAAAGAGGCGGACTTCATATAGTAGTGATGAAGACGGGGATGGGGACAGAGGTTATAATACCCATATTTCAGAGGAAAGGTATAGAGCAATGCTGGGAGAACACGTTCAAAAGTATAAGAGGAGGCTTGGTAATTCCTCAGCAAGCCCTGCGGCTACTCGTAATGGGGTGCCTGCGATGAGAAGTGGTGGAGGATCAAGAGACCAGAAATCAACAAATGATCATAGAGGAGCACTCAGACTTGACTCTGCATCAGAATTTTTTAACAATAGCACTCAGAAGTTAGGGAACCATATTCAGTCTGATTTTCCAGGACCATATGGTGGTGATAG ATCTATTTATGAACCTGCTTTCTTGGATCTCGGGGAGGACATCACATACAGGATCCCTCCACCCTATGAAAAGCTGGCAACATTATTGAATTTGCCAACCATGTCAGATATTCAAGTTAATGAAATTTACCTCAAGGGTACACTTGATTTGGAGACTTTGGCTGCAATGATGGCTTCTGATAAGAGACTTGGGCCCAAACGTCAAGCAGGTATGAGTGATCCCAAACCCCAATTTGAATCTCTTCAGGCACGGTTGCGAGCCCAGCCAGCTAATAGTGCCGGTCAGAAATTCAGTCTGCAAGTCAGCGAAGCTGCATTAGAGGCTTCTTCCATCCCTGAGGGGGCTGCAGGAGGTATACGGCGTTCTATATTGTCAGAGGGTGGTGTCTTACAGGTTTATTATGTGAAAGTGTTAGAGAAAGGAGACACCTATGAG ATTATTGAGCGTAGTCTACCCAAAAAGCCAAAACTGAAGAAGGATCCTTCTGTGATTGAGAAGGAAGAAATGGATAAGATTGGAAAATATTGGATAAACCTTGTCAGGAAagaaatcccaaaacatcataagatATTCATCAATTTCCACAGGAAGCAATTGACTGATGCCAAGAGGTTTTCAGAAACTTGTCAGAGAGAG GTAAAAATGAAAGTTAGCAGATCACTTAAGGTGATGAGAGGTGCTGCAATTCGTACAAGGAAACTTGCTAGGGACATGCTCGTGTTTTGGAAGAGAGTTGACAAGGAGATG GCAGAAGTAAGGAAAAGGGAGGAAAAAGAAGCTGCAGAAGCTTTGAAGCGTGAACAGGAGCTTCGTGAAGCAAAGAGACAACAACAGAGGCTCAACTTTCTGCTATCTCAAACTGAACTTTACAGCCATTTCATGCAAAATAAATCAACTTTATCCTCTGAGGCTGTGACTTTAGGTGATGAAATGACAAATGACCAAGAAATGTTGTTAAGTTCCAGTGAAGCTAGACCTGGAGAGGAAGAGGATCCTGAAGAGGCTGAGCTGAGAAAAGAGGCCTTGAAAGCTGCACAGGATGCAGTTTCAAAGCAGAAAATGATGACAAGTGCATTTGATAGTGAATGTCTGAAGCTGCGGCAAGCTGCTGAAATTGAACCCTCCCAGCAAGATGCCGCAGCCGCTAACATAGACTTATTGCATCC GTCAACCATGCCTGTGGCATCAACAGTACAGACACCAGACATATTCAAGGGTACTCTTAAAGAGTATCAATTGAAAGGCCTCCAGTGGCTTGTAAATTGTTACGAGCAG GGTTTAAATGGCATTCTTGCTGATGAGATGGGTCTTGGCAAAACTATCCAGGCCATGGCTTTCTTGGCTCATTTGGCAGAA GACAAGAATATATGGGGTCCCTTTTTAGTTGTTGCTCCTGCATCAGTCTTGAACAACTGGGCTGATGAAATTGGTCGTTTCTGCCCTGATCTAAAAACTCTTCCATATTGGGGAGGGTTACAAGAGCGAATGGTACTTCGGAAGAATATTAACCCAAAACGTCTATATCGACG GGATGCTGGATTCCATATTCTCATTACCAGTTATCAACTGCTAGTCTCTGATGAGAAATACTTCAGACGTGTCAAATGGCAATACATGGTGCTGGATGAAGCTCAGGCAATCAAAAGCGCAAACAG TATACGATGGAAAACATTGTTGAGTTTCAATTGTCGAAACCGTTTGCTTCTGACTGGTACTCCAGTTCAAAATAACATGGCTGAGCTCTGGGCGCTCCTCCACTTTATTATGCCTACTTTATTTGATAGCCACGAACAATTCAACGAATGGTTTTCAAAAGG AATTGAGAACCACGCAGAGCATGGTGGGACATTGAACGAGCACCAGCTCAGCCGGCTG CATGCCATTTTAAAACCCTTCATGCTGCGACGGGTTAAAAAGGATGTGGTTTCTGAGTTGACTGGGAAAACTGAAATCACAGTGCACTGTAAGTTGAGTTCTCGCCAGCAGGCATTTTATCGAGCAATAAAAGACAAGATATCCCTTGCTGAGTTGTTTGATAGCAGCCGTGGGCATCTCAATGAGAAGAAAATTCTAAACCTGATGAATATTGTTATCCAGCTAAGGAAG GTGTGCAACCATCCAGAGCTGTTTGAGAGAAATGAAGGAACTTCTTATTTCTATTTTGGAGAGGTTCCAAACTCACTTCTACCTCCTCCCTTCGGGGAGCTGGAGGATGTATTCTATTCTGGCGGTCGAAGTGCTGTTACATACCAG ATACCAAAGCTGGTTTACCGGGAAGCTCTCGGATCGAGCATGCTTCACTCAACTATGGCCCAAGGTGTaagaaaagaattatttgataAGTACTTTAACATATATTCTCCGGAGAATGTTCACCGCTCGATACTGCAAGAAGTACACAAGTCAGATGTTGGCTATATACGGAGCGGAACATTTGGTTTTACTCGGTTAATTGATATGTCACCTATGGAGGTTTCATTTTCGGCAACTGGTTCTTTCTTGGAAAAATTGTTATTCTCAATTGTGAGAAGCAACCGACAATTTTCAgatgaaattttggacttgctgatgGAGTCTGAGGATGATGATCTCTATTTTAGTCACCTTGGACGGGACAAAGTAAGAGCAGTGACACGAATGTTATTGCTTCCATCTAGGACAGGAACAGATTTATTAAGAACAAGACGTGCCACAGGTCCTGGTGATGCACCATTTGAAGCTTTGGTCATGGAACATCAGGATAGGCTTTTATCTAATGTTAATCTCTTACATTCCATATACTCCTTCATTCCTAGAACAAGAGCACCCCCT ATAAATGCTCATTGCTCGGATAGAAATTTTGCTTAcaaaatgctcgaggaactacACCATCCATGGATTAAGAGGTTGTTGGTTGGGTTTGCACGCACATCGGAATATAATGGTCCTAGGAAGCCAGGTGTCACACACCATTTAATACAAGAGATAGACTCTGAATTACCTGTCTCACAACCTGCTCTTCAGCTTACATACAAAATATTCGGGTCATGTCCACCTGTGCAACCATTTGACCCTGCAAAGATGCTAACA GACTCAGGGAAGCTTCAAACACTTGACATACTATTAAAGCGCTTGCGGGCAGGGAACCACCGTGTTCTTCTCTTTGCACAAATGACAAAAATGTTGGATATTATAGAG GACTACATGCACTACAGGAAATATAAGTACTTGAGGCTTGATGGATCTTCCACTATAATGGATAGACGAGACATGGTCAAAGATTTCCAGCATCG GAGCGACATTTTTGTGTTCTTGCTGAGCACAAGAGCAGGCGGCCTTGGTATCAACTTGACAGCTGCTGACACAGTCATCTTCTATGAGAGTGACTGGAATCCAACTTTAGATTTACAGGCAATGGATAGAGCTCATAGGCTAGGTCAAACTAAGGAT GTTACTGTTTATCGCTTAATCTGTAAAGAGACTGTTGAAGAGAAAATTCTGCAGAGAGCCAGTCAGAAGAATACCGTGCAACAGCTTGTCATGACAGGAGGACATGTTCAGGGTGACCTTTTGGCTCCAGAAGATGTCGTCTCTTTGCTGATTGATGATAAACAATTGGAGCAGAAACTGAAGGAAATTCCTCTTCAG CAGgcaaaagaaagacaaaagaggAAAGGTGGCACCAAAGGCATACGAATTGGTGCGGATGGTGATGCATCATTAGAAGATCTTACAAACGGTGAATCTGTTGGGAATGGGGACGACACTCTTGAtcctgggaaagcaaaatcaAGTAGTAAAAAG AGGAAAGGTTCCACCGACAAGCAAACCCCAAAATCGAGGCCTCAAAAGAATCCGAAAAATCTTGAATCATTATCACCCAACTCACTGATGGAAGATGATATAGATGGCTCCCCACAAAACATTGACATGCAACAAAGGCCAAAAAGACTGAAGAGGCCAACTAAGAGCGTCAACGAGAACCTTGAACCAGCATTTACTGCCACCCCTCCTATGAACCGAGAGGGGAACCATAACTATTCTTTGTCGGATATCAGCACCAGTGGTGGGAGAGCAGGAGCTGAGGAAGAAGCATTAAGACATAATAATCTATTAGCTGGCTGA